In bacterium, the following are encoded in one genomic region:
- a CDS encoding type II secretion system F family protein has product MASFKFEAMDTTGTEVKDSVDAATEEEAQQKIRQMGYFVTKITQVATKKGKEKKKGGKKKRGFTIGGVSGKALCTFTRQFSTLQDAGLPILRSLRILEGQMKAGILKYAIADVIEDVESGSTLSEAFGKHPKCFDRLYVNMVKAGEAGGALEVILQRLADFKEKAQTLKRKITGAMIYPAVVIFVAISILVFIMIFIIPKFEKIFKDFGMKLPTLTLFLMATSRWVSTYWYVLPLIPLTFWLLLKLLRMSRTGGYVLDRMYLWIPVVGGLIEKTAIAQSTRTLGTLVSSGVPILEGLAIVKATCTNQVFERLYQRVYESIREGDTICQPLRESKLVDDMVVNMIDVGEETGDLDTMLNKVADIYEEEVNILVESLLSLLEPIMIVFLGGVIGGIVIALFMPLIGMLEGLSK; this is encoded by the coding sequence ATGGCTAGTTTTAAATTCGAAGCGATGGATACCACAGGCACCGAAGTCAAAGATTCCGTCGATGCCGCTACCGAAGAAGAAGCCCAACAGAAAATTCGCCAAATGGGGTACTTCGTCACGAAGATTACCCAGGTGGCGACCAAAAAAGGCAAAGAGAAGAAGAAGGGCGGCAAGAAGAAGCGAGGCTTCACCATCGGGGGTGTCTCGGGTAAAGCCCTTTGTACCTTCACCAGGCAGTTTTCTACCCTGCAAGATGCAGGCCTCCCTATCCTTCGTTCTCTTCGTATTCTCGAAGGCCAGATGAAAGCCGGTATCCTTAAATACGCCATTGCGGATGTTATCGAAGATGTCGAATCTGGTTCCACCCTCTCCGAAGCTTTTGGCAAACACCCCAAATGCTTCGATCGACTTTATGTCAACATGGTAAAAGCTGGTGAAGCCGGCGGTGCGCTCGAAGTTATTCTTCAGCGCCTTGCAGATTTTAAAGAAAAAGCCCAGACCCTCAAACGCAAAATCACTGGTGCGATGATCTACCCAGCCGTGGTTATCTTTGTCGCAATCTCCATTCTCGTTTTCATTATGATTTTCATCATCCCCAAATTCGAGAAAATCTTCAAAGATTTCGGTATGAAGCTCCCCACGCTTACCCTATTCCTCATGGCTACCTCGCGCTGGGTCTCTACCTACTGGTATGTGCTTCCTCTGATTCCGCTTACCTTCTGGCTGCTGCTTAAGCTCCTACGCATGAGCAGAACGGGGGGATATGTGCTCGATCGAATGTACCTTTGGATTCCCGTGGTTGGCGGCCTTATAGAGAAAACTGCCATTGCTCAATCCACCCGTACTTTGGGAACTTTGGTTTCCTCGGGCGTGCCCATTCTTGAAGGCTTGGCCATCGTTAAAGCAACTTGTACCAATCAGGTTTTCGAGCGCCTTTACCAGCGCGTTTATGAATCCATTCGGGAAGGCGATACCATTTGCCAACCCCTTAGGGAAAGCAAACTCGTTGACGACATGGTGGTTAACATGATCGATGTGGGCGAGGAAACGGGCGACCTCGATACCATGCTTAATAAAGTTGCAGACATTTATGAAGAAGAAGTGAATATCCTTGTCGAAAGCTTGCTTAGCTTGCTCGAACCGATCATGATCGTGTTCCTAGGGGGAGTCATCGGCGGCATCGTTATTGCCTTGTTCATGCCCCTCATCGGTATGCTTGAAGGCTTGAGTAAGTAA